GCTTGCTCTTCAAAGGTGATCGTTCCCGAATCGGCCGGTTCGATGCCGAAGAGCGCCAGGGCCACGTCGGTACGCCGGGATCCGACCAGTCCGGAAAAGCCCAACACCTCGCCCTGGAATATATCGAAGTTGATATCGCGGAATACCCCCTCCTTGCCCAGATTCCTGACCGACATCAGGAGATCACCCTGTTCGGTCTCGCTCTTGGCGAAAAAGCCCTCGACCTCCCGGCCTACCATATCCTTGATAACCTGATCTGTGGTCACCTCATCGCGCGGGTAGGATGAGACCAGTTTCCCGTCTCGAAGAACGGTCACCCGATCCGCGATGGTGAAGACCTCATGCAAGCGATGGCCGATGAAGAGGATGGCAACCCCCTGTCTACGCAGCGAGTTAACCAGCTCGAACAGTTGGTCTACCTCGTGGGCAGAAAGGGAGGCCGTAGGCTCGTCCATGATCAGGATCCGCACATCCAGGGAGATGGCCTTTGCGATCTCTACCGCTTGTTGAGCCGCCAGCGTCAGACCACGAGCAGGCATGCGCACATCCAGCTTTACATCCAACTCAGCCAGGATGGCTTCGGCATCGTCGTACATCTTTCCCCAGCGCACGACAGGACCACGATCCTGGTGGCTGATAAAGATGTTTTCGGCCACGTTCAGATCAGGATAGACCATTGGTTCCTGATAGATAGCTGCGATGCCATGGGCCTGCGCCTGCTGCGAGTTATGGATATGCACCGGTTGGTCGTCCAAAAGGATTTCACCCTGATCAGGCCGGTAAATGCCGGTCATGACCTTGATCAAGGTCGACTTACCCGCGCCATTCTCGCCAATGAGAGCGTGCACTTCGCCCGGATAGACCAGAAGCGAAACATCATCCAGCGCTTGAGTAGCGTCAAAGCGCTTGGAGATGTGCTGCATCTCCAAGATAGGAATCTTATCTGGGGATCCAGGCATTTGTCACCTCCTGCTTTCCTTTATACCTGCACGACATCCACGCCGTGCAAACGTAATTGCTGCACAATCTGCTTGGGGGCACCGACATCGGTGATCACCCTATCAATCCTGTCGAGATCAGCAAAGGTGGAGGCCGCCACCTGGCCCCACTTGCGAGAATCGACCACAGCCACCACTTGCTGGCAACACTCGATCAGCCTTCTCTTGGTCCTGACTTCCTCCAGATTGACGTCGGTCAGGCCCTCGTCGATCGTGATGCCACGGGCGCCGAAGAAGCCGATCCGAACGTGAATATCCTCAAGCAGATCGCATTGGGACCGTCCGACCAGGGAAATTGAATCACGGCGCAAGTGTCCACCAGGAACGATGACATGAATGTGAGGCGTCCGCAGCAGCCACAGAGCTGCCTTCAAACTATTGGTGACCACCGTCAACTCGCTGAGTTGTTCGATGTGGGGAATGATGGCCAGTGCCGTGGTGCTGGCATCGAGGGCGATGGTGTCACCATCCCGGACCAGCTGAGCGGCCGTCCGGGCAATTCGGGCCTTGTTCTCGGCGTTTTGCTGTTGCCTGATATCAAAAGAGAGCTCGGGAAGAACGTGGGTAGCCAGAGCGCCGCCGCGGGTTCGCAACAATAAACCCTGTGCGTTCAACGCCGCGAGATCGGTCCGAATGGTGACTTCTGATACGTCAAATCGAAGGCTCAACTCGGCCACGGAAAGTTGCCCGGCTTGCGCCAGCGCAGCGAGGATGCTTTGCCTTCGTTCGGCCAGTCGGTGCTCTTTGCCCAAGAGACATCCCTTTGTAGCTTTCGGAATCAGTTAAAAATTACATATTTCGGAAGAAATCGAAAGTATTATATAGTAAAGAATTTCGCTTGTCAAAGTGCAGATTTCGCGACCCGAGGCTACTGATACACACCGTGCTTTTTTACGGCGGCGATGAAAGCCTCGACGTTCTCCATCGAGGTGTCGGCCTGCACAATGTGAGCCGGTGCGCACATATAGCCGCCACCCTTTCCCAGAACCCTTATCTTCTCGGCCACATCGGTTTCGATATCTTCGGGGACGCCGTTTGGCAGCAAATGTTGCTGGTCAATCGCGCCCCAGAAAGAGAGACTATCACCGTACTTGCCCTTAAGATCCTCCGGTTCGTGGCCCGGCACATTGGGCTGAACCGGGTTGAAGACTTCCAGGCCAACTTCAATCCAATCTCCCAGGATGGGGGCAACTGCACCATCGCAATGCTGCATAATAACCACGTCCGGGTTGATTGCCCTCAGTTCGGCGTAGATTTCGCGATAGGATTCTTTGAAGTATTTCCGCCACATTTTGGGTGAGATCAGCATCCCGCTTTGCCCGCCGAAATCGTCGCCGGCCCAAACTCCATCCACCCCCATCGAGACCAGTTTATTGCCGATAGCCAGCGAGAAATCCTTGGTCTTTTGGATCAGTGGCTCTATGTAAGGTTTCTCCAGCGCCATATCGATCAACAATTTCTCCATGCCGACTGACAGATGCATCATGTCGAACGTGGTCAATTCCATATCACCGATGATGAAGTACTCGTCCTTGTACTTCTCGATGTACATTTTTGCGTCGTCGAACCGGCCTTCTGCCAGCGGATCAGGAAACTCGAATTCCTCCACGTCCGCTGGGGTCTCAAAATGGGACATAGGGGGAGGGGAAACGACTTCCACATAGATGGGCCCCTGGCGCAACTTCATGTTGAACTCATTGATGAGATAGCCATCTTCATCCACAGGATGCTCGTAACCCCGGGGCAGGCTGGCGCCGACCATCACACAGTCGCTGCCCATCGCCACGCGAAGTTCGTTGGCCGATAAGCGATATGTCACGTCTTCGTAGTAGGCGGCGGTATAGTGAACGGGGATATCATATTTCTCACCGAATTTCTCCAGCAATGAGCGGCACAGGTCGAATTGGAGCGGCACCCGATCGGAGGTCCCGGTTCGGCGCAGGGCTGTCAGTACGCGTTCTCTTGAGTTCATTGCTAATTCTCCTGACCTGGACAAGCCAGAGGAACGCTGATTACGCAGACCTCCGGCGCAGATCATCGCTGATCTTTTCTGATATCTGATCAGCGTTTATCTGCGTTGATCCTTCGGCTGCGCTCAGGACAGGTCTGCGGTTATGATTTTTCTCTGATTTCTCCGCAGATTCTCTCTGATCTTGTTTGGATTGATCTGCGTCCACCCTTCGGCTACGCTCAGGACACGTCTGCGTCATCTGCGGTTATGTTATGTTCTTTTCACCGCTGATTTACGCAGACCTTCGGCGCAGAGGTCGCTGATCATTTATTAAATCAGTGAACTTGAAAGAGTAATCTTCCAGCTTGATTATCTTGTTCAATCAGCGCGGCGTTGCATCAGGCAAACCGCCGTCAACCGGGATCGTAGCGCCGGTTGTTGGCGTCTGATGCGTTACGAAAAACAGCACCGCATTGGCAACGTGCCTGGCCGTGACTTTCGCTTTGAGCAGGTTGCGACTGTGGTAATATTCTTCCAGTCCCTTTTCGTCCAGCCCTCTGGCTTTCATCCGGTCGGGACCCACTTCGGCCCATAAGCCTGATTTGTACTGCCCATCGGAAAAGATGGCATCCGGTGCAACCATGTTGACCCGGATTGCGAATGGGGCCAGTTCGAGGCTGGCGATTCGAGCCAACTGGTGGCTGGCAGCCTTGGTGGCGCTGTAGGCGCCAAAATTGGCACCCGGTGCAAAAACGTTCTTGGTGGAGATAAGAACAATATCGCCGCCTGTCCCTTGAAGCGTCAAAAGCCGGCCCGCCTCAGAAATCGTGAGCAAGGTTCCCTCCACATTCACCCGTTCGACTCTCTGAAAAGCGGCCAGGTCCATTTCCACCAACGGTGAAACCAGGGCAATGCCGGCATTGACGATGACAATGTCAACGCCGCCCCACGCCTCGATGACGCGCTGGAAACCCCGGGCGACAGAGTCCTGATCGGTGACATCGAGCGGAACGCCCAGAATGCGATCCTGCACTCTTTCGGCGAATTCCTGCACAAGGTTGTCGAGCCGCTCGCCAGGCAGGTCGGTTGCGGCGACATAACAGCCCTGGTCCAATAGCCCGCGGCAGATTCCGTGACCTATCGCGCCCGCAGCGCCCGTTACCAGTGCTACTTTGTTGCGCAGTGGGCCGCCAGCTTCAGTCGGCTCTTCACTAACATAAAGCAGGCCCAGGTCCCGCAGACAGATTACCTGCGGTTTTGCGCCTTGTTGGGCGACATACTGTTCGAAGGCGGTGTCCAACTCTTCCCGGAGCGTTGTCGCTGATTCAATGTTTCCAGGTATGTCCAGATAGAGCGGCGGGGTATCCAGTCCTTCAATTTCGGGGGGAGGTCGTTGCCCGGCCCTATCGGGAGAGGAGGCAAAAACAACGGCCTCCTTGCCTGCCAGCCCTTTCAAAATGACAGGGTCGTAGGGCATGTCGGCATTGCCAGTCGGATTGGCCAACAGTCCTCGAATCGCGGGAGCTACCCAGGCCAGTTCAGCTATGGACGAATCAGCTGTTTCTTGCATTTCCATTGACTAGTTTCCTCTCACCGAATCGAGCATGAAAAGCGCGTTTTCGGCCGGCGCTTTTCCATCGAATACTGCGCTGCCCGAGACCACAATATCGGGCCCCATACGGGACACCTGGGCCACGTTGTCACGGGTAATGCCCCCATCGACGGCGATCAGGATATCTTTGCCGGCGTTGCGGGTCATTTGCCTGGCATTTGCTATCTTTCCTTCGGTAGAGGGGATGAACTTTTGCCCGCTCCACCCCGGGTTGACCGCCAGGAGCATGATCAGCTCGATCTCGTCCATAAGAGGGTCGAGAGCTTCCAGAGGCGTGCCGGGGTTCAGCGCAACACCCCGCA
This genomic stretch from Chloroflexota bacterium harbors:
- a CDS encoding sugar ABC transporter ATP-binding protein, which gives rise to MPGSPDKIPILEMQHISKRFDATQALDDVSLLVYPGEVHALIGENGAGKSTLIKVMTGIYRPDQGEILLDDQPVHIHNSQQAQAHGIAAIYQEPMVYPDLNVAENIFISHQDRGPVVRWGKMYDDAEAILAELDVKLDVRMPARGLTLAAQQAVEIAKAISLDVRILIMDEPTASLSAHEVDQLFELVNSLRRQGVAILFIGHRLHEVFTIADRVTVLRDGKLVSSYPRDEVTTDQVIKDMVGREVEGFFAKSETEQGDLLMSVRNLGKEGVFRDINFDIFQGEVLGFSGLVGSRRTDVALALFGIEPADSGTITFEEQAVEIESPEQALDIGIAYMTEDRRQLGLIMPMTITSNISLPMLKRYLGKFGLIKQGQEQETAEEYRDRLTIRSPSVMAEVEKLSGGNQQKVMLSKWLNAHPKLLILDEPTRGIDVGAKVEVHHIINDLAAEGLGIILISSDLPEVLAMSDRVLVMREGRQMAVFPRAEATQEAVMTAAMGQHDLAMELAQ
- a CDS encoding DeoR/GlpR family DNA-binding transcription regulator, producing the protein MGKEHRLAERRQSILAALAQAGQLSVAELSLRFDVSEVTIRTDLAALNAQGLLLRTRGGALATHVLPELSFDIRQQQNAENKARIARTAAQLVRDGDTIALDASTTALAIIPHIEQLSELTVVTNSLKAALWLLRTPHIHVIVPGGHLRRDSISLVGRSQCDLLEDIHVRIGFFGARGITIDEGLTDVNLEEVRTKRRLIECCQQVVAVVDSRKWGQVAASTFADLDRIDRVITDVGAPKQIVQQLRLHGVDVVQV
- a CDS encoding uroporphyrinogen decarboxylase family protein, coding for MNSRERVLTALRRTGTSDRVPLQFDLCRSLLEKFGEKYDIPVHYTAAYYEDVTYRLSANELRVAMGSDCVMVGASLPRGYEHPVDEDGYLINEFNMKLRQGPIYVEVVSPPPMSHFETPADVEEFEFPDPLAEGRFDDAKMYIEKYKDEYFIIGDMELTTFDMMHLSVGMEKLLIDMALEKPYIEPLIQKTKDFSLAIGNKLVSMGVDGVWAGDDFGGQSGMLISPKMWRKYFKESYREIYAELRAINPDVVIMQHCDGAVAPILGDWIEVGLEVFNPVQPNVPGHEPEDLKGKYGDSLSFWGAIDQQHLLPNGVPEDIETDVAEKIRVLGKGGGYMCAPAHIVQADTSMENVEAFIAAVKKHGVYQ
- a CDS encoding SDR family oxidoreductase, whose amino-acid sequence is MEMQETADSSIAELAWVAPAIRGLLANPTGNADMPYDPVILKGLAGKEAVVFASSPDRAGQRPPPEIEGLDTPPLYLDIPGNIESATTLREELDTAFEQYVAQQGAKPQVICLRDLGLLYVSEEPTEAGGPLRNKVALVTGAAGAIGHGICRGLLDQGCYVAATDLPGERLDNLVQEFAERVQDRILGVPLDVTDQDSVARGFQRVIEAWGGVDIVIVNAGIALVSPLVEMDLAAFQRVERVNVEGTLLTISEAGRLLTLQGTGGDIVLISTKNVFAPGANFGAYSATKAASHQLARIASLELAPFAIRVNMVAPDAIFSDGQYKSGLWAEVGPDRMKARGLDEKGLEEYYHSRNLLKAKVTARHVANAVLFFVTHQTPTTGATIPVDGGLPDATPR